The Pochonia chlamydosporia 170 chromosome 1, whole genome shotgun sequence genome window below encodes:
- a CDS encoding TBC domain-containing protein (similar to Cordyceps militaris CM01 XP_006674407.1) — protein MLPTRFSSVRQKNRLHTGLPSFRDDTSLVGFRYEKTKPAEPPVPLPPSRNPLRTPSLLSVARSNTTATNKTQSTSSSSVSSFSVSPVVVAPPTALAYMPSVAPPTEQHPALRSPLPANALGIQDGKRDSGHAATANSDSVIHEEDCEDDYEQQQYLSEKMNELAREGAIPEAMEHIEYRDEDRALAVVDRAAASVAALHGPPPASPTANSPSSPQSDIQSRVFKQPVSPRKLVKKTSTRFSVFRGRSSSEASGRAEEASPMESEPKPLMRGSIATPASSMHKPGQDDHFSQQTALPPSGGLNGASNDTCSLSASAIPDPDAQFAPLAISIPTDSLLDDAFMTGFSFSKRGSLMFGGKRATMATDGATDFSPSTTATLDHGNTSDTEMPDASLDQTVPEGVVNGRPSSTVSAIDTVNRTTAAQPLPDIRILSPDIEKESQKVRSLYSTSDAINWEDGARFSFCEHLEPTPEVPAEEDPHDPDLVPAANLGLASAGPRSVSSFSHCPDNARRETELAGGLEDWEDVDGADVDRYGFIAPRRPSSRVGTPTELKSAQFSPRRRNVLLKRDPMGFSSQLGGRTPSRKVSARSLNTVRSEVSVTSLRSSRSVIRQASNLLPHNRNRRWMDEAGDMLTVSPNLQDTVEEAQVEKISETIKRKEWERSEKWRKMAKVVKQGSEGQGMEFEFDVKNPKLIERTWKGIPDRWRGAAWWSFLESAAKEHNAASTEFIINSFHNLQERSSPDDVQIDLDVPRTISRHIMFRRRYRGGQRLLFRVLHALSIYFPETGYVQGMASLAATLLCYFDEEKCFVMLVRMWSLRGLDRLYRPGFEGLMTALREFDGDWLAKSVAEKLTELGIDSTAYGTRWYLTLFNLSIPFGAQLRVWDVFLLLGEGVVDSSPTTTAASTSTPPTTAKSETPAPASGLDVLHATSAALIQALREVLLDSDFENAMKALTSWIPIKDEDLLMKVTKAEWKTHQGKKKT, from the exons ATGTTGCCAACGCGGTTTTCCTCTGTGCGGCAAAAAAACCGCCTTCACACAGGATTGCCCTCCTTTCGCGACGACACAAGCCTCGTGGGCTTTCGATATGAAAAGACCAAGCCTGCCGAGCCTCCTGTCCCGTTACCTCCGTCAAGGAATCCCCTGCGCACGCCGAGCTTACTCAGTGTCGCAAGATCGAATACCACGGCTACTAATAAAACGCAATCTACATCCAGCTCGTCGGtctcctccttctcagtGAGCCCGGTGGTAGTCGCACCACCAACTGCGTTGGCTTATATGCCCAGTGTTGCACCACCAACCGAACAACACCCGGCATTGCGATCGCCGCTGCCTGCCAACGCACTGGGCATACAGGATGGAAAGCGGGATTCTGGCCACGCCGCAACAGCAAATTCTGACAGTGTGATTCACGAAGAGGACTGTGAGGATGACTATGAGCAACAACAATACTTGTCAGAAAAGATGAACGAACTTGCGCGTGAAGGAGCCATACCTGAAGCAATGGAGCACATTGAATACAGGGATGAGGACCGAGcgttggcggtggtggacCGGGCTGCGGCTTCTGTGGCTGCATTACATGGCCCGCCGCCTGCATCACCCACAGCAAACTCTCCTTCGTCACCTCAATCAGACATTCAATCGCGGGTTTTTAAGCAGCCAGTGTCGCCTCGAAAGCTCGTCAAGAAGACCAGCACTCGCTTTTCTGTTTTTCGAGGCAGAAGCTCCAGCGAGGCGTCCGGCAGAGCTGAAGAAGCGTCGCCAATGGAGTCGGAGCCGAAGCCCCTGATGCGGGGCTCAATCGCGACCCCAGCCTCCTCCATGCACAAGCCAGGTCAGGACGACCACTTCTCTCAGCAAACGGCTCTGCCCCCGTCAGGAGGTTTGAATGGAGCTTCCAACGACACTTGTTCTTTATCCGCCTCCGCCATCCCCGACCCGGACGCGCAGTTTGCTCCTCTTGCGATTTCCATTCCGACCGATAGCTTGCTCGACGATGCGTTCATGACTGGCTTTTCTTTCTCAAAGCGCGGCAGTCTAATGTTTGGTGGCAAACGCGCGACAATGGCCACCGATGGCGCAACCGACTTCTCACCATCCACAACGGCGACCTTGGACCATGGCAACACCAGCGATACAGAAATGCCTGACGCATCGCTCGACCAGACCGTCCCAGAGGGAGTCGTCAATGGGCGACCGAGCTCAACCGTGAGCGCCATCGACACAGTCAATCGCACCACAGCGGCGCAACCTCTCCCCGACATTCGTATCCTCTCCCCCGATATCGAAAAAGAATCTCAAAAGGTGAGATCTCTCTATTCAACCAGCGATGCCATCAACTGGGAAGACGGCGCTAGGTTCTCCTTCTGTGAGCACTTGGAGCCTACTCCCGAGGTTCCCGCAGAGGAGGACCCCCATGATCC CGACCTCGTCCCCGCCGCGAATCTTGGGCTAGCTTCCGCCGGGCCAAGGTCTGTAAGCTCTTTTTCCCATTGTCCGGATAACGCGCGACGCGAAACCGAGTTAGCCGGCGGTCTGGAAGACTGGGAAGATGTCGACGGCGCAGATGTAGACCGGTATGGCTTCATTGCACCCCGGCGGCCGTCCTCGAGGGTCGGCACCCCGACCGAACTCAAATCGGCGCAATTCTCTCCTAGAAGGCGAAATGTGCTGCTTAAAAGGGATCCCATGGGCTTCTCGTCTCAACTGGGAGGCAGAACACCAAGCAGAAAGGTCTCAGCACGATCTCTCAACACGGTTCGCTCAGAAGTATCCGTCACATCTCTGCGATCTTCACGGTCCGTCATAcgccaagcaagcaatcTATTACCTCACAACCGCAACCGccgatggatggatgaagcaGGTGACATGTTGACGGTATCGCCAAACTTGCAAGACACAGTAGAAGAGGCGCAAGTGGAAAAGATTTCCGAGACAATCAAACGAAAGGAGTGGGAGCGATCTGAAAAGTGGcgcaagatggcaaaggtTGTCAAACAAGGCTCGGAAGGCCAAGGCATGGAGTTTGAATTCGACGTTAAGAACCCCAAGCTTATCGAGCGAACCTGGAAAGGTATCCCGGATCGATGGCGAGGTGCGGCTTGGTGGTCATTTCTTGAATCAGCAGCCAAGGAGCACAACGCCGCCTCTACCGagttcatcatcaactcTTTCCACAACCTGCAGGAGAGAAGCTCACCGGACGACGTTCAGATTGACTTGGATGTTCCCCGAACAATCAGCAGGCACATCATGTTTCGCCGACGGTATCGAGGAGGACAAAGGCTCTTGTTCAGAGTACTCCACGCTCTGTCGATATACTTTCCCGAGACTGGTTATGTCCAGGGCATGGCTTCGCTTGCCGCCACGTTACTGTGCTATTTTGACGAAGAGAAGTGTTTTGTGATGCTGGTGCGGATGTGGTCGCTGCGAGGGCTTGACAGGCTGTACCGCCCTGGGTTTGAGGGTCTCATGACTGCGCTTCGGGAGTTTGATGGAGATTGGCTGGCGAAGTCGGTTGCCGAGAAACTC ACGGAACTAGGCATCGACTCTACAGCATACGGAACAAGATGGTACCTCACACTATTCAACTTGTCTATTCCTTTCGGCGCTCAACTACGAGTATGGGATGTTTTTCTACTACTAGGCGAAGGCGTCGTCGATTCTTCGCCAACGACAACCgcggcatcgacatcaacaccaccaactacAGCAAAGAGCGAGACGCCAGCACCGGCGAGCGGGCTAGACGTCCTGCACGCTACGAGCGCAGCATTAATCCAGGCACTTAGGGAAGTTCTCTTGGACTCTGATTTTGAAAATGCCATGAAGGCATTAACGTCATGGATACCGATTAAAGACGAGGACCTGTTAATGAAGGTGACCAAGGCGGAGTGGAAGACACAccagggcaagaagaagacctAG
- a CDS encoding sensor histidine kinase/response regulator (similar to Coccidioides immitis RS XP_001243983.1): MDGAALVPDDVLDTPPPPPPRLFDRLRQIAGYTWDETKDPLHSSYDFCFLPSVHCDAGTVVELGIALVFGTRFVSSTSPPSNSGQNESSLGSFTKLQSGRPSPSEPGNHVPPSETQSTETPRTPQPLRPSTPTSSSQQSAEQPPIVEESVVARVSHHNLREERAFQITKNVAATADPLGDHIAKPIDLIRLNPGPGERTHITVAIYQFPGANFLAEVLDFGPAYYRAHKEGDNYVSYRPTRSSNLKPPINLEYFLDFAIGAVQCLEIIHHGLGMIHGEIRGDAFHFNAEENKVRIVAFGSGLRSFEHGLTSTGWSTLSKEVGAKNKLLYISPEQTGRMPAEPDTRTDIYSLGILMWTLLTQQPVYAGETPMDIIQGVLGRRVPNVATVRMDIPDVIGRIIQKCTAKNVADRYHSASGLRHDLLNVQQLLSDGDSTALRDLEIGAKDVSSFFILPTTMIGRQAERNELIRVIDRVSRSHALNGNRVTNRFSDGSGLVNELVIADDISSEGGASSGDGTNRRSGSFTQGASSDHRFPRNSFHPTILSDTQTLSNETVSSSQSGPMQRPARPWERHHSISLDTASVAESTGGAESSRLGMTESSGSSLSRQLGAAKFRRRGQCEIVTIEGAGGLGKSFLVQSVLGDARRRGYCATAKFDTARRTAFGPLLKLLSSLFKQVWGERNTETPFHQGLKQYVRPVWPMLHRVLGLPEFLLGPPETASPMLRSSTSTLQQGTQRNSGKFNTKRRGSSPGSSPGPLNQAAATGSQSSQDFLCAGTSTKTTRLMNTCLDILRVFTTHKFICFCLDDLHFADDESLELITQIIGAKMKMLIIMTYRPEEFSREKLDRMLYPAGLDENHRNSRPRVTRVSLAPLTEAEILEYVSATLSRPKDEILSLALVIQSKTAGNPFYMREMLSACHRKKCIWYDYRDSIWHYDLDRLFAQFQGEKDYDVLDTGFITRRLNELPSAARAVLAWASLLGNSFSFEIISRLMKGEFDYKQDDIPNCCPALSKRSYTEAEAVAGLQAAIQAYIIVPSEIDDRFRFAHDRYVNAAAALKECNSRRMHFIISRTLLKYYAVEARQRDSTASHICEAASIIKMRVPVRQEFRKLLIDCAQSATENGARPTAAKYYGAAIHLLQEDPWSDETDDVSYEETMQLYLRAAECHLFMGQLSLANDLLSTLFANAKSAIDKAPAYVLQSRIFAQNGNALAAFISLKECLAALGVPLEDEPTYEKCDKKFHKLAKQVQGMDRQALLSPKQKTAPVTASIGAVLSETASAAWWSDCLQFYHLTLVMLEMHLTRGAFPQSGMAFLQIGIVGLARFNMTQFAVDMGAICQDLLYSARDAFSMGRGQMLHFCFIGHVQYSMSLSISQMEDAIELASVGGDRLSTILSYGLSAQTKFFASENLSDLESFCQYGCEDIVNWSFDTRGGSLLVGIRQICRALQGKTFTHDPLGVMSDEQHDSVVYKNWLTSQTQDSNRSSLFYESLELCALFLYGHYERAIDIGKRCVEKLPMLWSARNSRLILLFYGLARAGQLLRLMQDPRSQTEDFTTMTQEIVNELAGFVKMMEDWSVVSDVNYRSWSRLLNAQVAELSHDHGQAIQHYEEALDHAAEHDFIFEEALGNYIMAGFFIRRRARRSARAVLQDAVGLYRQIAATGVASAIEEEHSLLLHGPTRNHRTAEVGIQTDFVADPPPAQYRPVDGVDGDELTQVPSNAISEFRGERIGAWRGSMRMPTEDGAGLPALDMIDLHAILVSSQVISSVLQVNELLKTMCDVILQTCGGSATRAAIVIQDDSEAWCVAASGDPERGASAHEPGLPLSGSTLIAENVVLYCTRFRETVFIPDLFADERFGNANDAWLQRYPGNKAIISIPILHGTKPLLGVLYLEGEPGSFTDRNVTVLQLLVNQIGISYSNALAMKNVEKISAENRGMLSVQKHALSKALEAETKAKHAETEAKRNVKLAEEAAKAKAIFLANVSHELRTPLNGVIGNSELLRDSALDREQLEMADSIRVSADLLLTVINDILDFSKMEADKMKLYIIAFNPEEMVREVVRAVSYSNREKTSKKNVKIIQDINLPSMLIYGDPIRLHQVLGNLIGNSLKFTEDGSVTIGARLDSETRDSATLTFWVRDTGIGIPAQQLAKLFQPFSQADASTARKYGGSGLGLSICKSLIEIMMKGKIQLESEESEGTTAWFTVTFEKAKADVSAGDALGKASPPIDRYSLMTSPFDRAVSPNPFMDLSQVSKEDVRICVAEDNPINQKIAIQYAHRLGYPNVVAYENGLKALEGLRKKAADGEPYHIVLMDVQMPVLDGYEATKLIRKDSMEAVRKVLVIAMTASAIQGDREKCLAAGMNDYLAKPVRSEVLKKKLDAYVNVSTGGADTVQSPISPISPTTPNDLETNGPSLASIASRDRIYKDTRATSNTIIDPMQEDAVYNMPLDSTSLQAAESPVLSANHVGQATLPVQIPDLTRNSTNHSDSQASSEALTPDAVPTTDPTASQTKRQPRKLTKARGNSDALADHERAVEKDKEKQHKGVLTKKHPHVSDDKDD; encoded by the exons ATGGACGGCGCCGCTTTGGTGCCCGACGATGTCCTTGacacgccgccgcctccgccacCGAGACTCTTTGACCGGCTTCGACAAATAGCTGGCTATACATGGGACGAAACCAAGGATCCTCTGCATTCGAGTTATGATTTTTG CTTCCTTCCATCGGTGCATTGCGACGCTGGAACGGTTGTGGAACTTGGCATTGC GCTCGTCTTTGGAACTCGATTTGTCTCCTCAACATCGCCGCCTTCAAACTCTGGGCAGAACGAGTCCAGCCTCGGTTCATTCACGAAGCTGCAGTCAGGTCGGCCATCGCCTTCTGAGCCTGGCAATCATGTTCCGCCCTCCGAGACGCAGAGCACCGAAACCCCCCGAACGCCGCAACCACTGCGCCCGTCAACGCCGACTTCGTCATCACAGCAGTCCGCCGAGCAGCCTCCCATAGTTGAGGAGTCCGTTGTAGCTCGTGTCTCCCACCACAATCTTCGAGAAGAGCGAGCATTCCAGATCACCAAGAATGTTGCAGCGACAGCCGACCCGCTCGGCGACCATATCGCCAAACCCATCGACCTCATTCGGTTGAATCCTGGCCCTGGGGAACGTACTCATATCACTGTCGCCATCTACCAGTTCCCTGGTGCCAACTTCTTGGCCGAAGTTTTGGACTTTGGTCCTGCTTATTACAGGGCGCACAAAGAAGGCGACAACTACGTGTCGTATCGACCCACAAGATCCAGCAATCTGAAGCCGCCTATAAATCTGGAATATTTTCTGGACTTTGCCATTGGGGCCGTACAGTGTTTGGAGATAATACATCATGGCCTGGGCATGATTCATGGAGAGATCCGAGGCGACGCTTTTCACTTCAACGCCGAGGAGAACAAGGTTAGGATCGTGGCATTCGGCTCCGGGTTACGGTCGTTTGAGCACGGATTAACCAGTACCGGCTGGTCAACACTGTCAAAGGAGGTTGGCGCGAAGAACAAGCTTCTCTACATTAGCCCAGAACAAACCGGTCGGATGCCAGCAGAGCCAGATACCCGGACTGATATTTACTCCCTTGGTATTTTGATGTGGACGCTACTGACACAACAACCTGTGTATGCTGGGGAGACCCCCATGGATATTATTCAGGGAGTGCTTGGACGCAGGGTGCCAAATGTGGCTACGGTGCGGATGGATATCCCGGATGTCATTGGGCGGATTATTCAGAAGTGTACGGCCAAGAATGTTGCGGATCGTTATCACTCGGCGAGCGGGCTTCGTCATGATCTTCTCAATGTTCAGCAGTTGCTCTCAGATGGTGATTCAACCGCTCTTAGAGACTTGGAGATTGGGGCCAAAGATGTATCGTCATTTTTCATCCTTCCCACAACTATGATTGGGCGGCAGGCAGAGCGAAATGAACTCATCAGAGTCATTGATCGAGTTTCTCGAAGCCATGCTCTTAACGGAAACAGGGTGACAAATCGCTTTTCAGATGGGTCTGGCCTGGTTAACGAGCTGGTTATTGCCGACGACATCTCTAGTGAAGGTGGAGCAAGCTCTGGAGATGGTACAAATCGTCGGAGTGGCTCATTTACTCAAGGCGCATCTTCTGATCACAGGTTTCCCCGGAATAGCTTCCATCCGACCATCTTGTCTGACACACAGACTTTATCAAACGAGACTGTTTCCTCAAGCCAATCTGGCCCTATGCAACGACCCGCAAGACCATGGGAACGACACCACTCGATTTCCTTGGATACAGCGAGTGTCGCGGAGAGCACTGGTGGGGCAGAGAGCAGTCGGTTGGGCATGACTGAGTCTAGCGGCTCAAGCTTATCGCGACAACTGGGAGCCGCCAAATTTAGGCGACGTGGACAATGCGAGATTGTTACAATTGAAGGAGCGGGTGGACTCGGAAAGAGCTTCTTGGTCCAAAGCGTTCTGGGAGATGCCAGGCGGCGTGGCTATTGTGCAACGGCCAAATTCGATACTGCTAGAAGAACGGCATTCGGGCCGCTCCTAAAGCTTCTCTCCTCGCTATTCAAACAAGTATGGGGTGAGAGAAATACGGAAACACCCTTTCACCAGGGCCTCAAGCAGTACGTGCGACCTGTCTGGCCGATGCTCCATAGGGTGCTCGGCCTGCCCGAGTTTCTGCTGGGCCCTCCCGAGACGGCCAGCCCTATGCTTCGATCATCGACGAGTACTTTGCAACAGGGTACTCAGCGAAATAGCGGAAAGTTTAACACCAAACGACGCGGGTCGTCGCCAGGAAGCTCACCAGGGCCACTGAACCAAGCTGCCGCGACCGGCTCCCAATCCTCCCAGGACTTTCTATGCGCAGGCACGTCGACAAAGACCACCCGCCTCATGAATACTTGTTTGGATATTCTGCGAGTATTCACCACACATAAGTTCATTTGTTTTTGTCTTGATGACTTGCATTTTGCGGACGATGAGTCTTTGGAGCTAATAACTCAAATAATTGGCGCtaagatgaagatgttgattATTATGACGTATAGACCCGAGGAATTCTCTAGGGAGAAGCTTGATCGCATGCTATACCCCGCTGGACTAGACGAAAACCACCGGAATAGCCGTCCCAGAGTTACTAGAGTCAGTCTCGCGCCGTTGACGGAAGCAGAGATACTTGAGTACGTTTCGGCTACCCTTTCCCGACCAAAGGATGAGATTCTGTCCCTTGCCCTCGTCATACAATCCAAAACTGCTGGCAATCCCTTTTACATGCGGGAGATGCTCAGTGCCTGCCATCGCAAAAAGTGCATCTGGTATGACTATCGCGACAGTATTTGGCATTACGACCTCGACAGATTATTTGCGCAATTCCAGGGCGAGAAGGACTACGACGTGCTGGACACCGGATTCATTACGAGAAGGTTAAACGAACTGCCATCGGCTGCGAGGGCTGTTCTGGCGTGGGCGTCCTTGCTGGGAAACTCGTTTTCTTTCGAAATTATAAGTCGATTGATGAAGGGCGAGTTTGACTACAAGCAAGACGACATTCCGAATTGCTGCCCGGCTCTCTCGAAGCGGTCATACACTGAGGCGGAGGCCGTTGCTGGTCTTCAAGCAGCCATTCAAGCCTACATTATTGTGCCGAGCGAGATTGACGACCGCTTTCGTTTTGCGCACGATCGATATGTCAATGCCGCGGCTGCCCTAAAGGAATGTAATTCTCGTCGAATGCACTTCATCATCTCCCGAACACTACTCAAATACTACGCGGTAGAAGCCAGACAAAGGGATAGCACGGCATCACACATTTGTGAGGCTGCTTCCATTATCAAGATGCGTGTTCCTGTGCGACAAGAATTTCGCAAGCTGCTCATCGACTGTGCACAATCTGCAACGGAGAATGGAGCTAGACCAACTGCTGCCAAATACTACGGTGCAGCCATCCATTTATTACAGGAAGATCCCTGGTCGGATGAAACGGACGACGTGTCGTACGAGGAGACCATGCAGCTTTACTTGCGTGCCGCCGAATGTCACTTATTTATGGGACAGCTTTCGTTAGCGAATGATTTACTCTCGACCCTTTTCGCGAATGCGAAATCAGCTATTGATAAAGCCCCAGCGTATGTGCTGCAGTCACGGATATTTGCACAAAACGGCAACGCACTTGCTGCATTTATTTCCCTGAAGGAATGCTTGGCGGCCTTGGGAGTGCCTCTAGAAGATGAACCTACGTATGAAAAGTGTGACAAAAAGTTTCACAAGTTGGCGAAACAGGTCCAGGGGATGGATCGACAGGCCCTCCTTAGTCCCAAGCAGAAGACCGCCCCAGTTACTGCTTCAATTGGAGCAGTGCTCTCTGAGACAGCCTCTGCGGCGTGGTGGAGTGACTGTCTACAGTTTTACCACCTGACTTTGGTCATGCTGGAGATGCACCTCACTAGGGGAGCCTTCCCGCAATCGGGCATGGCTTTTCTTCAGATTGGAATCGTTGGCCTCGCTCGGTTTAACATGACACAGTTTGCCGTTGACATGGGCGCCATCTGCCAGGACCTCCTCTACTCTGCACGGGACGCGTTCTCCATGGGACGCGGCCAAATGTTGCATTTCTGCTTTATTGGGCATGTTCAGTATTCAATGTCTCTTTCCATCTCTCAGATGGAGGATGCCATTGAGCTAGCGTCGGTTGGCGGAGATCGACTTTCGACAATCCTCAGCTACGGACTTTCCGCCCAAACAAAGTTCTTTGCCAGCGAAAATCTCTCAGACTTGGAGTCCTTTTGCCAATACGGCTGCGAGGACATTGTCAATTGGTCTTTTGATACCCGTGGTGGATCACTGCTCGTAGGCATCAGGCAGATATGTCGGGCCCTGCAAGGAAAGACCTTTACCCATGATCCGTTAGGGGTGATGAGCGATGAACAGCATGACTCTGTCGTGTATAAGAATTGGCTCACGAGTCAAACACAGGATAGTAATCGGTCGTCTCTGTTCTACGAAAGTCTCGAACTATGCGCCTTGTTTCTCTATGGCCACTACGAACgcgccattgacattggaaAACGATGTGTGGAGAAACTTCCAATGCTGTGGTCAGCGCGGAACAGCAGGTTGATTCTACTCTTTTACGGACTGGCACGAGCAGGTCAGCTGTTACGACTCATGCAGGATCCTCGTTCACAGACGGAGGACTTTACTACAATGACGCAAGAGATTGTTAatgagctggctggctttgtGAAAATGATGGAGGATTGGTCTGTTGTGTCCGACGTCAACTACCGATCGTGGTCCAGATTACTGAATGCCCAAGTCGCAGAGCTGTCTCATGATCATGGCCAGGCCATTCAGCACTATGAGGAGGCATTGGACCATGCTGCTGAGCACGATTTCATATTTGAGGAGGCCCTCGGTAACTACATAATGGCTGGTTTCTTTATCAGACGGCGAGCAAGACGCTCCGCTAGAGCTGTACTCCAGGATGCGGTTGGCTTGTATCGACAAATAGCTGCAACTGGCGTCGCAtctgccattgaagaggaacATAGCCTTCTGCTCCACGGGCCAACTCGTAATCACAGAACCGCTGAAGTTGGCATCCAGACAGACTTTGTGGCAGATCCACCGCCAGCTCAATACCGCCCTGTCGATGGCGTGGACGGGGATGAACTCACACAAGTTCCTTCCAATGCCATATCGGAGTTTAGAGGAGAACGTATCGGCGCCTGGCGTGGATCTATGCGTATGCCCACTGAAGACGGCGCTGGACTCCCTGCTTTGGACATGATTGATTTGCACGCAATTTTGGTATCCTCCCAGGTTATCTCGTCAGTGCTACAGGTCAACGAGCTGCTCAAGACAATGTGCGATGTTATCCTGCAAACATGCGGCGGATCTGCCACAcgggctgccattgtcattCAGGACGATTCGGAGGCTTGGTGCGTGGCAGCTAGCGGAGATCCTGAGAGGGGAGCTTCTGCACACGAGCCTGGCTTGCCACTTTCCGGTTCGACACTTATTGCTGAAAATGTTGTCCTGTACTGCACGCGTTTCAGGGAGACTGTTTTTATTCCAGATCTCTTCGCAGACGAACGGTTTGGCAATGCGAACGATGCGTGGCTGCAGCGATACCCTGGAAACAAGGCGATTATTTCGATTCCAATCTTGCATGGAACGAAACCCCTCCTTGGTGTTTTATATCTCGAAGGCGAACCGGGATCTTTCACGGACCGGAATGTGACTGTCCTACAGCTCCTGGTCAACCAAATCGGCATCAGTTACTCCAACGCCCTGGCAATGAAGAATGTCGAGAAGATCTCTGCCGAAAACCGCGGGATGTTGTCAGTTCAGAAGCATGCACTATCCAAGGCCCTCGAAGCCGAGACCAAGGCAAAGCATGCCGAAACAGAGGCTAAGCGAAACGTGAAGctggctgaagaagctgccaaagCGAAGGCTATTTTCCTTGCTAACGTCTCCCATGAGTTGCGGACGCCCCTGAACGGCGTCATTGGCAACTCAGAGCTGCTTCGGGATAGTGCCTTAGACAGGGAACAGCTCGAAATGGCTGATTCTATTCGAGTTTCTGCCGACTTGTTGCTGACAGTCATTAATGACATTTTGGACTTTTCCAAGATGGAGGCagacaagatgaagctgtaCATTATTGCGTTCAATCCCGAGGAAATGGTTCGAGAGGTTGTTCGAGCAGTCTCCTATAGTAATCGGGAGAAGAcctccaagaagaatgtCAAGATTATACAGGACATCAATCTCCCGTCCATGCTTATCTACGGAGATCCTATTCGATTGCATCAAGTCCTGGGGAACCTCATCGGAAACAGTCTCAAGTTTACAGAAGACGGCTCTGTCACGATAGGGGCACGACTGGATTCCGAAACCAGGGACAGCGCAACACTCACATTCTGGGTTCGGGACACTGGAATTGGCATTCCTGCACAGCAACTCGCGAAACTCTTCCAGCCATTTAGCCAAGCAGATGCGAGCACTGCACGCAAGTATGGTGGAAGTGGGCTGGGTCTGAGCATCTGCAAATCCTTGATCGAAATCATGATGAAGGGCAAGATCCAGCTGGAGAGCGAGGAGAGCGAAGGTACAACCGCCTGGTTTACGGTTACTTttgaaaaggccaaggcggaTGTATCGGCTGGGGATGCGCTCGGCAAGGCATCGCCACCGATTGATAGATACTCGTTGATGACTTCCCCCTTTGACCGGGCTGTTTCGCCAAATCCATTCATGGATCTGTCGCAGGTGTCCAAGGAAGACGTCCGCATCTGTGTGGCAGAGGACAACCCCATCAATCAAAAGATTGCCATTCAGTACGCACACAGACTAGGCTATCCGAACGTCGTTGCCTATGAGAATGGGCTCAAGGCCCTTGAAGGATTGCGAAAGAAGGCAGCAGATGGGGAGCCGTATCACATTGTGCTCATGGACGTTCAAATGCCTGTGTTGGACGGTTACGAAGCGACGAAACTCATCAGAAAAGATTCCATGGAGGCTGTTCGCAAGGTTCTCGTGATTGCCATGACGGCATCAGCAATTCAAGGAGATAGGGAGAAGTGCCTGGCGGCTGGGATGAATGATTACCTCGCCAAGCCGGTCCGGTCGGAAGTGTTGAAAAAGAAACTGGATGCTTATGTCAACGTTTCG ACCGGCGGTGCTGATACCGTACAATCACCAATTAGCCCCATTTCTCCCACAACCCCCAACGACTTGGAAACCAACGGACCAAGCCTGGCATCGATTGCATCCAGGGACAGGATCTACAAGGACACCAGagccaccagcaacaccatcattgatccAATGCAAGAAGACGCCGTGTACAACATGCCCCTGGACTCGACCAGCCTCCAAGCAGCCGAAAGTCCTGTGCTCAGCGCAAACCACGTCGGTCAGGCAACGTTGCCAGTGCAGATACCGGACCTTACGCGCAACTCTACCAACCACTCTGACAGTCAAGCTTCCAGCGAGGCACTTACCCCGGATGCAGTACCGACAACAGACCCTACCGCTTCACAAACCAAGAGACAGCCTCGAAAATTGACCAAAGCAAGGGGTAACAGCGATGCACTTGCGGATCATGAGAGAGCTGTcgagaaggacaaggagaagcagcaCAAAGGAGTGCTAACCAAGAAGCATCCCCACGTATCTGATGATAAGGATGACTAG